The following are from one region of the bacterium genome:
- the galK gene encoding galactokinase, producing MGAEHRVARVREEFQKRFSSAHIVRFFESPGQVNLLGDHMDYNGGFVLSCCIDRSVIAGIQPNDKALLRLYSINHDAACECPVESIANRSEQGWANRPLGIAWALGKKGIALSGFDLTFESDIPSENSLASPAAFETIAAMALAVSLHQSLDLNTLALVCAYAENEFLKVQRGITDQFAIAHGNKGKAVFLDCRSLKHELIAFEDPDVSLAICCPAVKNDLTDPVYNARRSECEEGVRQLINYVGFIRKLRDISVEQFETLKYHLPEKIMKRCSHVIYENIRVLQAQEFLRKKRFRELGKLMNESHRSLKNLYEVSTPELDFLTDTAGTIEGVYGSRMTGTGPGASVVTLLEKKCMVEFEKRITEKYREKFADSLNVFASGSADGVHEITS from the coding sequence ATGGGAGCTGAACACCGCGTCGCGCGCGTGCGGGAAGAATTCCAAAAGCGGTTTTCATCAGCCCATATCGTGCGGTTTTTCGAATCGCCCGGTCAGGTGAACCTGCTGGGCGACCATATGGACTACAACGGCGGGTTCGTGCTGTCTTGTTGCATTGACCGTTCCGTGATCGCCGGCATACAGCCGAACGATAAGGCACTATTGCGCCTGTATTCTATCAATCATGACGCGGCTTGCGAATGTCCGGTCGAAAGCATTGCGAACCGGTCTGAACAAGGATGGGCTAATCGCCCGCTTGGCATTGCCTGGGCATTGGGGAAAAAGGGCATTGCCCTGTCCGGTTTTGACCTTACTTTTGAAAGTGATATCCCGTCAGAAAACAGCCTTGCGTCACCAGCCGCGTTTGAAACCATAGCGGCTATGGCGCTCGCGGTATCTCTCCATCAAAGTCTTGACCTGAACACGCTCGCTTTAGTGTGCGCGTATGCCGAGAACGAATTTCTAAAAGTGCAGCGCGGGATCACGGATCAATTCGCGATCGCGCACGGCAATAAAGGAAAGGCGGTTTTTCTGGACTGCCGGAGCCTGAAGCACGAGCTCATCGCGTTTGAAGATCCGGATGTATCACTCGCGATCTGTTGCCCCGCCGTGAAAAACGATCTTACCGATCCCGTGTATAATGCCCGGCGCAGCGAATGCGAGGAGGGCGTCAGGCAGCTCATCAATTACGTCGGGTTCATCCGGAAACTGCGCGACATCAGCGTCGAGCAGTTCGAAACGCTCAAGTACCACCTTCCCGAGAAGATCATGAAACGCTGCAGTCACGTGATATACGAGAACATAAGGGTTCTGCAAGCCCAGGAATTCTTACGAAAAAAAAGGTTCAGGGAGCTGGGAAAGCTCATGAACGAATCCCACCGTTCACTCAAGAACCTGTACGAGGTGAGCACGCCGGAACTCGATTTCCTGACAGATACCGCCGGGACAATCGAGGGCGTATATGGTTCAAGGATGACCGGTACCGGACCCGGCGCCAGCGTCGTGACCCTGCTAGAAAAGAAGTGCATGGTCGAATTTGAAAAACGTATCACCGAAAAATACCGGGAAAAATTCGCTGACTCCCTGAACGTTTTCGCTTCCGGGTCAGCCGATGGTGTTCACGAAATAACATCCTAA
- a CDS encoding VOC family protein, which translates to MHGFCHIEIPTTDAKRSKEFYYKIFGWKIVEGMPGYLIFSTPEKNSGGFTTESKPSTDGVVLYIEVADIDRNLREVEDAGGKIVKGKTLLQDQSGNYALFTDPSGNIMGLWSNR; encoded by the coding sequence ATGCACGGATTTTGCCACATTGAGATCCCCACGACGGACGCAAAAAGATCCAAGGAATTTTACTATAAGATCTTCGGCTGGAAGATAGTCGAAGGCATGCCGGGTTATCTGATATTCTCGACCCCGGAAAAGAACAGCGGCGGGTTCACGACGGAAAGCAAGCCGAGCACCGATGGCGTGGTCCTTTACATCGAGGTCGCTGATATTGACCGGAATTTGAGGGAAGTCGAAGATGCTGGTGGCAAGATCGTGAAGGGAAAGACCCTTTTGCAGGACCAAAGCGGTAATTACGCGCTCTTTACCGACCCATCAGGCAATATCATGGGTCTGTGGAGCAACCGTTAG
- a CDS encoding type II toxin-antitoxin system HicB family antitoxin — MRKSSKSHKKVKEPTITYEKNNAVRIYNFTVIFEKEEDGGYHVFCPVLPGCHSQGETYDEATKNIKEAVKLYLKSLKAHHEPIPDEDITINPIKITV, encoded by the coding sequence ATGAGGAAATCGAGCAAATCACATAAAAAAGTGAAAGAACCAACCATTACCTACGAAAAGAATAATGCCGTAAGAATATATAACTTCACCGTCATCTTTGAGAAAGAGGAGGATGGCGGCTATCACGTTTTTTGCCCTGTTCTGCCAGGCTGTCATTCACAGGGCGAAACCTACGATGAGGCTACTAAAAACATCAAGGAAGCCGTAAAACTTTATCTTAAAAGTCTAAAAGCGCATCACGAACCAATCCCTGACGAGGACATCACAATAAACCCTATAAAGATAACTGTATGA
- the atpH gene encoding ATP synthase F1 subunit delta, whose protein sequence is MKKPASRTEDQLTGQDLDPVFNDLELVESSIHSSLRLRGYFENPRVPFEEKVKALKKFFKDYISNQAYDFIFYLVRGNALSTLTSIIRNYRRTRESSGILELEVKTAFPLSPDEKERLAEKFSAKLKRPLVIRNIVDPGIIAGMVITAGDIMIDVSIKAKMKTLAKQLQQD, encoded by the coding sequence TTGAAAAAGCCGGCAAGCAGAACTGAAGATCAATTGACCGGGCAAGACCTGGACCCCGTATTCAACGACCTGGAGCTGGTTGAGTCATCCATCCACTCGTCCCTGAGACTCCGCGGCTATTTCGAGAACCCCCGCGTGCCGTTTGAAGAAAAGGTCAAAGCATTAAAGAAATTTTTCAAGGATTATATCAGCAACCAGGCTTATGATTTTATTTTCTACCTGGTGCGCGGCAACGCCCTGAGCACGCTGACCAGTATCATCCGCAATTACCGCCGGACCAGGGAGTCCAGCGGGATCCTGGAACTTGAGGTTAAAACCGCCTTCCCGCTTTCACCGGACGAAAAGGAACGGCTGGCGGAGAAGTTCAGCGCGAAACTGAAGCGTCCGCTGGTCATCCGCAACATCGTTGATCCCGGCATCATTGCCGGCATGGTCATTACCGCCGGCGATATCATGATCGATGTCAGCATCAAGGCCAAAATGAAGACACTTGCCAAACAGCTGCAGCAGGATTAA
- the atpF gene encoding F0F1 ATP synthase subunit B gives MEALGKLGINPLLLIAQIVNFLILLFILHRFLYKPILKLFKDRSQKIEEGLKTAEDLKRQAGESEQKHKVYLDEAKKEAHRIVEHAAKLGDEEKKKIIEIANEESRKIVDRTMQEISQEKKNIMADIKKEVGEMVVALSTSMIKKTLDEQAHRALLDEAVKEVEKELEKAGKQN, from the coding sequence ATGGAAGCACTGGGCAAGTTAGGCATCAACCCCCTGCTGCTGATCGCGCAGATCGTCAACTTTCTGATCCTGCTCTTCATTCTCCACCGGTTCCTGTACAAACCGATACTGAAACTATTCAAGGACCGTTCGCAGAAGATCGAGGAGGGTTTGAAGACTGCCGAGGACCTGAAACGCCAGGCTGGCGAGTCGGAGCAAAAACACAAGGTGTACCTTGACGAGGCGAAGAAAGAAGCGCACCGGATCGTCGAACACGCGGCAAAGCTGGGGGATGAGGAGAAGAAAAAGATCATCGAGATCGCCAACGAGGAATCGAGAAAGATCGTTGACCGGACCATGCAGGAGATCAGTCAGGAAAAGAAAAATATCATGGCCGATATCAAAAAGGAAGTCGGCGAGATGGTGGTCGCGCTGTCGACATCCATGATCAAAAAGACGCTGGATGAACAGGCACATCGGGCATTGCTGGATGAAGCCGTGAAGGAAGTGGAGAAAGAGCTTGAAAAAGCCGGCAAGCAGAACTGA
- a CDS encoding complex I subunit 1 family protein has translation MAVVKTLLYLLVYPGLLFLFFYSTFAEWFDRKIYARMQNRIGPLHTGRSGLLQPIADFIKLMAKEDIVPEKADKGMFSALPVFALAIVCTAAMYIPLWHYQASKVTFNSFPGDLIVVVYLLSLPTLIFFLAGWHSSNFFSTIGGFRVLTMLFGYEVPLMLAVLSPAILAGSWRLVEIAQFYQGRPLLLLPNILGFVIALICLQAKLERVPFDIPHAETEIVGGTFTEYSGKKLAFFRLLSDIEMVVGAGLIAAVFMGGFPGGLIWGFIYFIIKTLIVIFLLAALRAATGRIRIDQMVHFSWHYLAPLAVLQLLITIIIKGFLL, from the coding sequence ATGGCAGTTGTAAAAACGCTTCTGTACCTGCTGGTTTATCCGGGATTGCTATTTTTGTTCTTTTATTCCACATTCGCCGAGTGGTTCGACCGCAAGATATATGCCCGGATGCAGAACCGGATCGGTCCCTTGCATACCGGACGTTCCGGTTTATTGCAGCCCATCGCTGATTTTATTAAACTTATGGCCAAAGAAGATATCGTACCGGAAAAAGCCGACAAGGGGATGTTCTCGGCGCTGCCCGTTTTCGCCCTCGCGATCGTCTGTACGGCCGCCATGTACATTCCGTTATGGCATTACCAGGCCAGCAAGGTGACCTTTAATTCATTCCCCGGCGACCTGATCGTGGTCGTGTACCTGCTGAGCCTGCCGACGTTGATCTTCTTCCTTGCCGGCTGGCATTCCAGCAACTTTTTCTCGACGATCGGCGGGTTCAGAGTGCTCACCATGCTGTTCGGATACGAGGTCCCGTTGATGCTGGCGGTCTTGAGCCCCGCGATCCTGGCCGGATCGTGGCGGCTCGTCGAGATCGCCCAGTTCTACCAGGGAAGACCCTTGCTGCTCCTGCCGAATATCCTGGGGTTCGTGATCGCGCTTATCTGCCTTCAGGCCAAGCTTGAAAGGGTGCCGTTCGACATTCCCCATGCCGAGACCGAGATCGTCGGCGGGACATTCACCGAGTATTCGGGCAAAAAACTGGCATTCTTCAGGCTCCTGTCCGATATTGAAATGGTGGTCGGCGCCGGTCTGATCGCCGCGGTTTTCATGGGTGGTTTTCCCGGCGGCTTGATCTGGGGGTTCATTTATTTCATTATAAAGACGCTTATCGTGATCTTCCTGCTCGCGGCATTGCGGGCGGCGACCGGAAGGATAAGGATCGACCAGATGGTCCATTTCTCATGGCATTACCTGGCGCCCCTAGCAGTCCTGCAGCTGTTGATAACCATTATCATCAAAGGATTCCTGCTGTGA
- the atpA gene encoding F0F1 ATP synthase subunit alpha: MGEDKKIRMLSDLRKELVDFEKKVSVERVGTVIELGDGVAQIHGLGDCFMSEMLEFPGGVYGVALNLLNDRIGAIVLGDYENIKEGDQVKGTGRILEVGVGPELLGRVINPLGKPLDGKGPVKIKAYYPIEKIAPRVVQREPVNRPLQTGIKAIDSMFAIGRGQRELIIGDRQTGKSALVIDTIINQRKENVFCIYVSIGQKESKLARIVNELQNHGAMDYTIVVNAGSSDSAALSYIAPYAGCAMGEYFMDQGKDALLVYDDLSKHAWSYRQISLLLRRPPGREAYPGDIFYLHSRLLERAAKLNKAHGGGSLTALPIIETQAGDITAYIPTNVISITDGQIYVEPELFYQGIRPAINVGLSVSRVGSAAQLKAMKRVAGKLKLDLAQFREVAAFAEFAGDLDAATRQQLQRGKVMTEILKQDQYVPMPVEKQVMIVFAGISGMMDDIAIERVRKFEQDFLKYMDSMHQDIGQDIKQTEDLSKETEEKLRAAVEEFKSLFSAG; this comes from the coding sequence ATGGGTGAAGACAAAAAGATCAGGATGTTAAGCGACCTGCGCAAGGAACTCGTCGATTTTGAAAAGAAAGTATCGGTCGAACGGGTGGGAACGGTCATTGAACTCGGCGACGGCGTGGCCCAGATCCACGGCCTGGGCGATTGTTTCATGTCCGAGATGCTCGAGTTCCCCGGCGGCGTGTACGGGGTGGCGTTGAACCTGCTCAATGACCGGATTGGAGCGATCGTACTGGGCGATTACGAGAACATCAAGGAAGGCGACCAGGTCAAAGGGACCGGCCGGATCCTTGAGGTCGGCGTGGGACCGGAATTGCTGGGACGGGTGATAAACCCCCTGGGCAAACCTCTTGACGGCAAGGGACCGGTTAAAATAAAAGCCTATTATCCGATCGAGAAGATTGCGCCCCGCGTTGTCCAGCGGGAACCGGTCAACCGCCCGCTCCAGACCGGCATTAAAGCGATCGATAGCATGTTCGCCATCGGTCGGGGCCAGCGCGAGCTCATCATCGGCGACCGCCAGACCGGCAAGAGCGCGCTCGTCATCGATACCATTATCAATCAAAGAAAAGAAAATGTTTTTTGCATTTACGTTTCGATCGGGCAAAAAGAATCCAAGCTGGCACGGATCGTGAACGAGCTCCAAAATCACGGCGCCATGGATTACACGATCGTCGTGAACGCGGGATCGTCAGATTCCGCGGCTCTCAGTTACATCGCGCCCTATGCCGGGTGCGCGATGGGCGAGTATTTCATGGACCAGGGAAAAGACGCCCTGCTGGTCTACGATGACCTGTCCAAGCACGCCTGGTCGTACCGCCAGATATCGCTGCTGCTGAGAAGACCGCCGGGCCGCGAGGCTTATCCGGGCGATATTTTTTACCTGCACTCAAGACTGCTGGAGCGCGCGGCCAAGCTCAACAAGGCGCACGGCGGCGGTTCGCTGACCGCCCTGCCGATCATCGAAACGCAGGCCGGCGACATCACCGCCTATATCCCCACGAATGTCATTTCCATTACCGACGGGCAGATCTATGTCGAACCCGAACTTTTCTACCAGGGGATCAGACCGGCGATCAATGTCGGGCTTTCGGTGTCGCGCGTCGGCTCGGCAGCCCAGCTAAAAGCGATGAAAAGGGTCGCGGGTAAACTGAAGCTCGATCTGGCGCAGTTCCGCGAGGTCGCGGCATTCGCCGAGTTCGCCGGCGATCTGGATGCCGCTACCCGCCAGCAGCTGCAGCGCGGCAAGGTCATGACCGAGATCCTCAAGCAGGACCAGTACGTGCCAATGCCGGTGGAAAAACAGGTCATGATCGTCTTCGCCGGTATTTCCGGAATGATGGACGATATCGCAATCGAACGCGTGAGAAAATTCGAACAGGATTTCTTGAAATACATGGATTCCATGCACCAGGACATCGGCCAGGATATCAAGCAGACCGAGGACCTGAGCAAGGAAACCGAGGAAAAGCTGCGGGCTGCGGTCGAGGAATTCAAGTCCTTATTCAGCGCGGGATAA
- the atpG gene encoding ATP synthase F1 subunit gamma yields the protein MASVRDIRRHIRSVYNIKKITKTMEMVASARMQKTSSALLASRPYARLAWTLLKDLSSKTERELHPLLRSRPECRHCMVVLLTSDRGLCGAFNMNVIHEALNLAGDKEHASFICIGKKGRDYLMRRGYNVIAEFSSLSAPVNFLQVGPIAQIVIKEYTSGNVDEVNVVYGDYISHMVQKPTVLKLLPLQKVSGRVEGPETAAGEYIYEPTAQEVVSQLVPRIIEYQVYASILESQTSEFAARMIAMRNATDNAQQLIKYLTLTYNKARQEGITKELTELSSSKLVIEEQ from the coding sequence ATGGCGTCGGTTCGGGATATACGCAGACACATACGCTCGGTCTACAACATCAAGAAGATAACTAAGACGATGGAAATGGTCGCCAGCGCCCGCATGCAAAAGACTTCAAGTGCCCTCCTGGCGTCACGTCCCTATGCCCGGCTGGCCTGGACCCTGCTCAAGGACCTGTCGTCCAAGACCGAACGGGAACTGCATCCCCTGCTCCGCAGCCGGCCCGAATGCCGGCACTGCATGGTCGTTCTTTTAACATCGGACCGCGGTCTGTGCGGCGCGTTCAACATGAACGTGATCCATGAAGCGCTGAACCTGGCGGGGGACAAGGAACACGCGAGCTTCATCTGTATCGGTAAAAAAGGAAGGGATTACCTGATGCGCCGTGGTTACAATGTCATCGCCGAGTTCAGCAGCCTGAGCGCGCCCGTGAATTTCCTGCAGGTCGGACCGATCGCCCAGATTGTGATCAAGGAATATACGAGTGGCAATGTTGATGAGGTAAACGTTGTGTACGGCGACTATATCTCCCATATGGTGCAGAAACCGACCGTGCTGAAGTTATTGCCGCTGCAAAAAGTTAGCGGCCGGGTTGAAGGTCCCGAAACCGCGGCCGGCGAGTACATCTACGAGCCAACCGCCCAGGAGGTTGTTTCGCAGCTCGTACCGCGCATCATCGAATACCAGGTTTACGCTTCGATCCTGGAATCACAGACCTCGGAATTCGCGGCCCGCATGATCGCGATGCGGAACGCCACGGACAACGCGCAGCAACTGATCAAATATCTGACCCTGACCTATAATAAAGCCCGTCAGGAAGGGATAACCAAGGAGCTCACCGAGCTTTCCAGCAGCAAACTGGTTATCGAGGAGCAATGA
- a CDS encoding 4Fe-4S dicluster domain-containing protein has protein sequence MKILPFLPELIRHIFKKPATVKYPFEKLAVPKRFRGTPILIPARCTACKICQLDCPAEAIEIVPVAEAEKKFKMTIHNDRCVHCEQCVESCPFNAMTMNQEFELAVFDRRKLKMEYVYTKAAPVPKPKTETTPS, from the coding sequence GTGAAGATACTGCCTTTCCTGCCGGAATTGATCAGGCATATCTTCAAGAAACCGGCGACCGTAAAATATCCATTCGAAAAACTTGCCGTGCCCAAGCGATTCCGAGGCACGCCGATATTGATACCGGCGCGCTGCACCGCCTGCAAGATCTGCCAGCTTGACTGCCCGGCCGAAGCGATCGAGATCGTGCCGGTGGCCGAGGCGGAAAAGAAATTCAAGATGACGATCCATAATGACCGCTGCGTTCATTGCGAACAATGCGTGGAGTCGTGCCCCTTTAACGCGATGACCATGAATCAGGAATTCGAACTGGCGGTGTTTGACCGCCGCAAGCTGAAGATGGAATATGTATATACTAAAGCCGCGCCGGTACCTAAGCCCAAGACCGAAACAACTCCTTCGTAG
- the atpB gene encoding F0F1 ATP synthase subunit A: protein MHVSIAAETLFYIGPFPVTNSILVTWITIVLFIIAVVLIRIKKNIVPTGIQNVFEYVLEMFYNMVVDVFESEKKAQRFFPLIVTIFLFVLIINWLGLLPGVGSIGFFRHEGEQTVFVPLLRGASADLNTTIALALISVGFTQVFSIRELGVIGFLKRFIKLKNPIMFFVGVLEFIAEIAKIISFSFRLFGNIFAGEVLLAVMFFLIPFIIPLPFMFLEIFVGLIQAIIFALLTLFFIKIAVTEEEH, encoded by the coding sequence ATGCACGTATCGATTGCCGCGGAGACCCTGTTCTATATCGGTCCTTTCCCCGTAACCAACTCCATTCTCGTGACCTGGATAACCATCGTGCTGTTCATCATCGCGGTCGTGCTCATCCGGATCAAGAAAAATATCGTTCCCACAGGCATCCAGAACGTTTTTGAATACGTGCTCGAAATGTTCTATAACATGGTCGTCGATGTTTTTGAAAGCGAAAAAAAAGCGCAGCGGTTCTTTCCTCTGATCGTCACGATCTTTCTGTTCGTCCTGATAATAAACTGGCTGGGCCTCCTGCCTGGCGTCGGCTCGATCGGGTTTTTCCGCCACGAAGGAGAACAGACCGTCTTCGTGCCCTTGCTGCGCGGCGCTTCGGCCGATCTGAACACGACGATCGCGCTGGCACTGATATCAGTGGGTTTTACGCAGGTCTTCAGCATCCGGGAGCTCGGCGTGATCGGTTTCTTGAAGCGATTCATCAAACTGAAGAACCCGATCATGTTCTTCGTCGGCGTCCTGGAATTCATCGCCGAGATCGCCAAGATCATATCATTCTCTTTCCGTCTTTTCGGAAATATTTTTGCCGGCGAAGTGCTCCTGGCCGTCATGTTTTTCCTGATCCCGTTCATCATTCCCCTGCCGTTCATGTTTCTGGAGATATTTGTCGGCCTTATCCAGGCGATAATATTCGCATTGTTGACGCTTTTCTTTATCAAGATCGCGGTAACCGAAGAGGAACATTAG
- a CDS encoding GNAT family N-acetyltransferase, whose protein sequence is MKIIDLDEQNKKLYFVCLEDWSEEIKEAGDHKAQWYKKMKDKGVCVKFATDDNGVIGGMIQYLPGENHFVQGKDLYFIACIHVHGYKQGRGNFQKKGMGKALLTAAEQDARSLGAKGIAAWGVILPFWMKASWFKKHGYKQVDRDGISALLWKPFTPDARPPKWNRQKKKPGCTDKTRVCVTAFKNGWCPAQNMVFERARRAALEFGEKVKFETIDTLDSKNFNEWGITDALYIDGKKVRTGPPPSFEKIKGMIEKKVKKLK, encoded by the coding sequence ATGAAGATCATTGATCTGGATGAGCAGAATAAAAAATTATATTTTGTCTGCCTTGAGGACTGGTCCGAAGAAATAAAGGAAGCCGGCGATCACAAGGCGCAATGGTATAAGAAAATGAAGGACAAGGGTGTATGTGTAAAGTTCGCGACCGATGACAACGGCGTGATCGGCGGCATGATCCAATACCTGCCCGGTGAAAATCATTTTGTTCAAGGCAAAGATCTGTACTTCATCGCCTGCATCCACGTGCACGGCTACAAACAGGGACGGGGTAATTTTCAGAAAAAAGGCATGGGCAAAGCCCTGCTTACAGCCGCGGAACAGGACGCGCGTTCATTGGGCGCAAAAGGGATCGCGGCCTGGGGCGTTATCCTGCCATTCTGGATGAAAGCTTCGTGGTTCAAGAAGCACGGATACAAACAGGTTGACCGCGACGGCATATCAGCTTTGCTCTGGAAACCGTTCACACCTGACGCCCGGCCGCCAAAATGGAACCGGCAAAAGAAAAAACCCGGTTGCACTGATAAAACAAGGGTCTGCGTGACCGCGTTCAAGAACGGCTGGTGCCCGGCGCAGAACATGGTCTTTGAGCGGGCCCGGCGCGCCGCTTTAGAGTTCGGCGAAAAAGTGAAGTTCGAGACGATCGACACGCTGGACTCGAAAAACTTTAATGAATGGGGCATAACCGACGCGCTTTACATCGACGGCAAGAAGGTCCGCACCGGTCCGCCGCCGTCGTTTGAAAAGATCAAAGGGATGATAGAAAAAAAGGTTAAAAAGTTAAAATAA
- the hycI gene encoding hydrogenase maturation peptidase HycI: protein MSWSSELRKFLKNKTRLLILGVGNMQKGDDAAGALCAERIGRQLKKKRRAGVTVINAGEVPENYTGVIRKFKPTHMVIIDACYFGKKAGAIHVIDPRSIADGDVSTHRMPLSMLVRFLEETIGGKAMVIGIEPKTVDPNAPLSPAVSRAIEALGSTLERLIYGS from the coding sequence ATGTCCTGGTCGTCCGAACTTAGAAAATTTCTGAAAAACAAGACGCGGCTTTTGATCCTGGGGGTCGGCAATATGCAGAAAGGCGATGACGCGGCCGGCGCGCTCTGCGCCGAGCGGATCGGCCGTCAGCTCAAGAAAAAACGCCGAGCCGGCGTCACGGTCATCAATGCCGGCGAAGTTCCCGAGAATTATACCGGTGTGATCAGGAAATTCAAGCCCACCCACATGGTTATCATCGATGCCTGCTATTTTGGCAAAAAAGCCGGGGCGATCCATGTCATCGATCCCCGGTCGATCGCCGACGGCGATGTATCCACGCACCGTATGCCGCTTTCTATGCTGGTCCGTTTCCTTGAAGAAACGATCGGGGGTAAGGCCATGGTCATCGGCATTGAACCAAAAACCGTTGATCCCAACGCGCCCCTTTCCCCGGCCGTGAGCCGGGCCATCGAAGCACTGGGCAGTACGCTTGAAAGGTTGATCTATGGGAGCTGA
- a CDS encoding aminoglycoside 6-adenylyltransferase, with translation MDDADLTYDQIIKQFFKWAKSETNIRCCAIIGSRARSKDHPADQWADLDFIIFADNPQGYIFPGLWVEKFGKVLLTFVERASGGTYWERQVMYEGGLEVDFTFFPLESISNILDGTAPQDMYDIMTRGVKILFDKDGLIETYVKSGIKKIFYKAPPKEEFLGCVHNFLFRSVWVAKHLRRGETWRAKSCCDCHMKDLLVTMLEWHARVKKGKRHDTWTTGRFLEEWADPKAVKELSEIYAHYNETDIWRGLVNTMELFRWVAMETAQGFGYKYPQDADKYAAALVLQLELER, from the coding sequence ATGGACGACGCTGACCTGACCTATGATCAGATCATAAAGCAGTTCTTTAAATGGGCTAAAAGCGAAACTAATATCCGATGCTGCGCCATCATTGGTTCGCGCGCGCGTTCCAAGGACCACCCGGCAGACCAGTGGGCAGACCTTGATTTTATCATCTTCGCCGACAACCCTCAAGGATATATTTTCCCGGGTTTGTGGGTCGAGAAATTCGGCAAGGTTTTGCTGACATTCGTCGAACGCGCTTCCGGAGGGACCTACTGGGAACGTCAGGTCATGTACGAGGGCGGCCTGGAGGTTGATTTTACTTTCTTCCCCTTAGAATCGATCAGCAATATCCTGGATGGAACGGCTCCTCAGGATATGTATGATATCATGACCCGGGGCGTGAAGATCCTGTTCGACAAGGACGGCCTGATCGAAACCTACGTGAAGTCGGGCATCAAGAAGATCTTTTATAAAGCGCCGCCAAAAGAGGAATTCCTCGGCTGCGTCCACAACTTTCTGTTTCGCTCGGTCTGGGTCGCCAAGCATCTGCGCCGCGGCGAAACATGGCGGGCAAAGTCATGCTGTGACTGCCACATGAAAGACCTGCTGGTCACCATGCTGGAATGGCACGCCCGGGTCAAGAAAGGCAAAAGACATGACACCTGGACAACCGGACGGTTTTTAGAAGAATGGGCGGATCCCAAAGCCGTGAAAGAACTTTCCGAAATCTATGCGCACTATAATGAGACCGATATCTGGCGCGGCCTGGTCAACACCATGGAATTGTTCCGGTGGGTGGCAATGGAAACGGCGCAAGGGTTCGGGTATAAGTACCCTCAGGACGCGGACAAATACGCGGCTGCGCTGGTGCTGCAACTGGAGTTGGAACGTTAA
- the atpE gene encoding ATP synthase F0 subunit C, translating into MEQGALKTIAAALAIGLGAIGPGIGIGLIGAKATEAVGRNPEAAGKIQTLFILGLAFAEAIAIYALVVALILKFL; encoded by the coding sequence ATGGAACAAGGCGCATTGAAAACAATCGCAGCGGCGCTGGCGATCGGACTGGGCGCGATCGGTCCGGGCATCGGCATAGGGCTTATCGGCGCCAAGGCCACCGAGGCGGTGGGCCGCAATCCCGAAGCCGCCGGCAAGATACAAACACTGTTCATTCTGGGTCTGGCGTTCGCCGAGGCGATCGCGATCTACGCGTTGGTCGTCGCGTTGATCCTCAAATTCTTGTGA